The following are from one region of the Capsicum annuum cultivar UCD-10X-F1 chromosome 1, UCD10Xv1.1, whole genome shotgun sequence genome:
- the LOC107861324 gene encoding uncharacterized protein LOC107861324, protein MTNERRGRQRKNSRLKLLAVAAVGEGYRRWKKASSGFGVGAKTQLGVGEVANELALPPNFTVVHPVFHVSMLLKYISDLSYVFKWDSVQLDEQLAFVKGPVLILASDIKQLRTREIPVVKD, encoded by the exons ATGACGAATGAGAGGAGAGGAAGGCAAAGGAAGAACAGTCGGCTAAAATTGCTGGCGGTGGCGGCGGTTGGTGAGGGATATCGCCGGTGGAAGAAGGCTAGCAGCGGATTTGGTGTTGGAGCGAAGACGCAGCTTGGAG TTGGCGAGGTGGCCAATGAGTTAGCTTTACCCCCAAATTTTActgttgttcatccagttttccatgtctccatgttgcTAAAGTATATTTCAGATCTGTCTTATGTGTTTAAatgggactcagtccagttagatgagcagttggCCTTTGTGAAGGGGCCCGTCCTTATTTTGGCAAGTGATATAAAGCAGTTGCGTACTAGagagattcctgtagttaaggaTTAG